cttggtcagagtaatctaaagccttttgcgatcttaaattgcgaagatcttgaggtttcgttaaagggcgtgtccatggcggcctgacaaattttgttgttttgccatgaaataggatgttgttgtaactcagacataaaatgtccaatcctccccaaacctcacatgttcgataaaagtcctgctctgaacacatctgaagggcaatattccattataatgatagcgccacctgctggcaacaggaagattggcacatatatggaataaacattgatatattctacttatatttatgagtttaaacgcatatttctcaccgttcacctattaactaaagccactcgctgccggtgagcccgggtgcgagggcccgttcatcgctgcttgcagctttaatttatttatttatttttcatatacttTCTCAGACCTTCCAGCATTTGAGTAGGTACCACGCCTATAAGATTAAAATTCTACACCATCCATTTAGgagcaatattaatatttaatacaacaAATTGTTTGACAAACCCAACAATGCCAGGAATTAAGTGGAAAACTGAAACCAAAATAAAGAATATCATAAATGGACAGACTACACAAAGATAGCCTACTTCagacaaaaggttgtgggttcagatTTTCAGGATACACACATactagtaaataaattaaaataatgtatagcctaaatgcattggaagttgctttggatacaagtgtctattaaatgcattaatttattggGCTAATGTTATTTTGCTCATGTAGTTCATTGAGTGCATTCCCGTTAATTGAACAGCTACATGCTGCTTATTCAACAATCTGGCACACGGACAACAGTCTGGGTATGTAACAGCCATTGATCCCtcttaacagtaattataatcaCATATAGCCTATAAGCTATTGCTTATATCACTCATCTCCTGATTAGTTATCATTTGGTGTCAGTTATCTTTATCAGAGAGTTTTTGGATACAGAACACACTGGCATCTGAGGTTAACTCTAAGTTAACCAAGTCATGACCAGAAGCTTCTCTGAGATGCTAAGAGTTAATGGTCAACTAAGGGCGCAACAATTCTGTTTCCCCTACTGTTCGTGCCTACAACTGTGACCGAGGGGAGAAAACGTGCCACAGTTTTTTATGCTTTCCATTATCGACAGCCGTCTACTTCATATCGCTTCCTCTGATTTACCTCCGATGTGCCTTTCCTGACATTCTCCTCACTCAGAATGTGAAATGCAGTTGGGATGGAATGTGTAAAGGCATCCTGTTTTTCGAGCAGGACTAACAGACATTGAGCTCAAGGGAGAGATGGACGCTGCCATtgtttcaaatattaatattgttggGGGCATTAACCTTGTGAACTTAAAGTAATTTAGTATTTGTGTTTTCAATAGGATTGCATCTCTGGTCAATTAAACTTGATCTTGaagtaatacatacatacatatatatatatatatatatatatatatatatatatatatatatataaaagtaaattcTGTAGgcctaatcatttactcacccaagaTGCAGTTAAGCATCATAAAAGTAGGCCTATCATAAAAGTGGCTCATATTTTGTGCTGCATGGGAAGATTTTTGACACCATTTGGTCGTAGCTCAAGAACTAAATCAGTCcagttcatgaatgaatcattcagaccggttttgtgaaaaaattcaactgattcattgaaaaaATTTGAATCAAATGAATCGTTTGCGACTTGGAACAACTATGCAGCAAATAACCACTTCCAGTCTGTTTGTTACATAAACCTTGGCTTCTGAAAActtgaaatacataaaagtgtacaagtcataaaatatatattgtaatttggTGCTTGACTGTTCCAGTCAAGGTTATTTTGAAACAAGTAGCCAGGAGAAACATCAAAATGCTGTTGTAGAGATGTAAAATTATTTGTTGCAGAAAGTCCATCAAGTTATTTTACCTGTGTTGctcaatatttgataattattggAAAAAATCCACTCAAATGAATTGTTTGCAAGTTTTTTCCAGGATTTACATTGAATAACAACTTTGGAATATAGCGTACAAGTCACAGTAACTATTGTCATTTGGTCCTAgtctttattattttgaaaagagTGGCCAGGAGAAACAActattaaattatgaaatgttcATTGCTTTCAAAAATCCCAGAAGTTTTTGTTGTTCAGTATTTCAAAATGAAAAGCAGTTTTATAAGGCTTCTCACACCAGTACAATGATGTAATGTAGACGTTACGTGTATGTTTTTCCCCGGTATTGTGTTCATTGAAATTGCAGTTCTCCCAGTCAATCACTGTGGTCCATTCATGTGGCTGCAGACATGACGAGAAACCACGAGGCAATAAAGGTTACGCATTTGCTTAAGGAATGTCTGGATTGGTATGATACGCATACAGTAGACATGCAATGTATTCAGTAACAGAATAATGAAGTAATGCACATTTTAGTcaattttaaatgtacaatactCTTAGACTAAAAGGATGAATACAATTTGAGAATAAATTAATCAGGATAAGGAAAAGATTTTGGAAACTTTATGTGCACTGTTGGCCTATATAATCTATCATGACAGGAAGATGGAAACCATCAAGGCTGCTGTTGTTCTCACATTGCTATTGTCTACACGGTTTCTTTCCCATGCGCCTGCAAGCTTCCTGCCTAATTCACCTGCTTTACAAGAGTCTAGCTTTCACATCACAACAACATGCCAATGTGTCCAAACTAATTAATCTTCAACCATATACACACCCTTTGAGATTTCATGCCAAGGTGCTTTGTCAACCAAGGAATAGGCAGTGATCCAGAGCAATTATACAAACCTACGTATGCAAGAGATAATGCCAGCAATGTTTTAACATGAAGTGTAATTGTGGACGATTGCTTCATTTTTGAACATAATCCGATAATGTCCAATTCCTGCAGGTGTCACAGAGACAAGACAAGAGATGAGTGACAGACGGATGTACTTCAAAAGGAAACAAAATCCAGCAATGATACTTGTTTTTTTGAGGTGCTTTTATTAGGATTCTGCTTAATAACAAATCTAATAGATTTCATATAACGTATTCAGAGtatgtgaaaataaaaacatttatggaaGACATAAATTTCATCATAATGATATAAAACTTTGTTGTAAAACCATATGGCTGATATATAATAGTGCAGCAGCCTATAATCATAAAGTAACATACTTATTGCTTGCTCCACACTTAGTGCTCTAAAATGTTCCAGTGCTATTCAATAAATTGGAAAGTactctagctttttttttttttggcaggattAAATCTATTGTCCGTCATAAGGTCATAACAACAGATTGCAACAACACAACTGACTGCATCACTTATGAATACATATAATGCTAGGTAAAGCTGAATTGAGATTAAAAACAGTGGCACGCTCCATACAAATTGGTCAACCTCATGCTATATTTTCAGAAACATCCTATTATTATGCCAACTTTGAGAGCATTTAGGTTACAAGGAATCCAAATTGTTGCAGTTTGGTGCTCCAATTGCTGCAGTCCAAGATGCAATCCTTTTTGGCATGACACTCAGTTTGCAACattgtttgtaaataattaaCTACTCATATATAGGTCATATTTTGTCTATTCTAAAACATAAttagtctttttttaaattagtctttttttcactttttctgtTTTGTCAAAACAGCTCCAATAATGCCAGTAAATTGTAGAAGTATGCAGTTTCTAACTATCTGCGCTTTTCCAATCAACTTTCATTAGCACTTTACCGGTCTCTTTTATCTCTAACCATTCAAACTTGGTGTTTTTTCACTAGCTACGATCCTGTCAGGTAGCTCATAGCCACTTATCTGACGTCCTGTTTGCACTACAGGACAGATGCTAACACCTAACCCTCTTTTTGTGCTGTCCCAGTGGACAGGTCACAAATATTTCCTTAACCTCTCACAGGCCTTCATCTCTCCGAATCTGTTTTAAACATGTGACAAAGGCTCTGTTTCAACAGGTCTGTCCTTGAGGAACACTGCTTCCAGATCGCAGCGTATGCATGTTCTACTGCCCCTGGCTTCACAAGGGTCATTTTTTGTTCATGTGCTCGCACTCCAATCTCTCCTCTAGGTAAGGACTTCATCTGTAGCCAGGCTTGCTGGCCTTTCCCATGGCTCTGGCTCTAGCCCTAACCAGGTTCCTGAAAAGTCAGATGGGTTTGTTGTAAGTAATGGTGTTAATGAGGGCACTTTTGCAGAATAAGGTGTGTAACATGCCTTACCTGAGGAAGGTTATGACCTCTGATCGAGCTCCAAAGGAAGAAGACTTCTCTAAAACCAGAACTCCTGGACTGGCATTTTTGGAGTTACTTAGGACAGTCAGTTGATCTGATTTGGGTTGTTCCTGTTTTTCAGGCACAGGTTCAGATGGGTGAACCAGCATGATGGCAGGATTGTCAGAGCTTGGAGAAATATGTGCAAAATTAGATTGAAATAAAAGCAACAGCTTTGCATCAAAATAAACACTGGATTGTATTAGAATTCTATAATGGTTAATACATCTACTAAGAAGTCAATGCATGTTGGGAAAGCTACTTCAAGTTTGTAGCTAGAAGCTAATTATGATTTCAATTTCAGATGAAAAATGATCAGTCGCTACTTTTGTTACATCAAGTCCTTGTAAACAGCATATAATGAAAGATTGGGTACAGCTAAGCTACCATTTAAAAAATAGATAGCTGTACTACAAATAACTAACAATTAGCTGACTAGCTAACTATAATGTTTAGTTGCGCTACATTGCTATGTGTTAAGAAatacttttttaacattttaatgcacaaaagttttttattttgaaaatgcaacATTACCAACAGTGTAGCTACTTAAGAAACCATTTACAGCGATGAACTGTATATAATTGGAATCAGTTGCAGAGTTGAATTTTGAATGATGAAAATGTTGAATGATAAAAACGTTGACAATAAACCAGCCAAGGTCAGTTAACATTTGGTTTTAGCTGTTTTTCGCAGCAGTTAATCGAAAACTAGTTCAGTTTTTGTGGCAAAATCAAAGCTATCATCTATTTGGTTGTCATAACAACAgattacaacaacaaaacatcatCGTTTATGAATACATAACAGTGGTTAAAAGGAATAATAGATAAGATTGCTTTAATGACTAGCAGCCCgtcataatgacattttttttttcttgtggtaAGCCTATCAAACAGCAGTCATGGCTTGAAAGCCGTTAGCTAAAACTCTGACTCATTAGATGAAACTCTCTCCATCTTAGTAATTCTAAATGAGAAACATTTTCCTGTCATATAGTCTGGATTCTCCAACTGTGTTTGTCTGGTATCGCCTCACGCCTTCATGATAACGCCACACACCCTAATCGTGCACACCCTTGATTTAAAAATAGCCTTCTAAAGAAGAATGAAACACAAATTTGCGCTTGGCTAACACTTGATCAGTAAGGTTTAGATGAGAGATGAGGCTCACCTGTTGTGACAGAATGCATTGCATGTCTCATCTGCAGGACTGGCACAGAAGCAGCGGCCTGTAGACCTGCGCCGGCGAGTCAACGGACTGCCCAATCCATAGACCACAGTCTTACTGTGGAGGAGAGAAGACACCCAGAAAAGGTCCAGTCATTGATTAACTCAAAAGAAAGGGaaacacaggaataaaatacaacGGGACTTTGTACTTTTTTAACTTAACTTAGCATGAGAATTACACCCGATGGCAAAAGTATTCCAGATAAACAGCAATAAAATTAACAGTAACTCAAAAGTAAATCTTTCTGAGCTATAAAAACACTCTCAATGAAGTCACAAATGTGCATTGGTTTACTGAAACCTTCATGTTTCCATTCAGCCTCTAAAGAGTTTTCAGCATTGGTTGAACTTCCGCTTTGGTTTACTTACACATGGTTTATGCAGTGCAGTTTATGCACTCACCTTGGTGTGTTCACCCAGATGATGTCCAGATGGCAGAAATAGTGGCATTCCGAATCCAGCTGGTTGTTGCAGGAGCAGCGTTTGCTCCTGACCCTGTGGGTTGCAGACGGGTCACTCGGGTCAGTCTGGGGCACTAGAGGCAACCCCCAGCCTGCAGACAAGAGATATATTGCGGTCCATAAAACTTTCTGTAATCATTCTGGGCCAAAAAACTCCAGCAGAGACTATATGACTGAGTCTCAAAGAAATTATGAGCTCCATACACCACATGTTGTTATTATACTTTTATGATTTTGATTTATCACCTCAATCTACTCCCACTTCTCCCCGCTATCTTATGTAATGACGAACAAGGTCTCAGATGTTTGATCTTAACGAATAGCGGGCAGCTATAAAATTCACAGCTATTCACACACATCTGTGCTGAGTTGTCAATTTTGGCTTTAATTGTCGACACTGAGACGACAGATTAGAACAAAATGAAGAGGAGCCCCTGACTGTGTTCACATATTGTCAGACAGATGTTTAAAATTATAAACACTTACAGAACTGTATGAAGCAGAGTTTGAAATgagtttaaatttaaaaccaaataaaatgacaaatgttttatCTCAACAAGCTTGAGAATGAAGGAACGGGTAAaaaggtatttaaataatatatatatttttataataatataatgtaaaatataataataatcaagtaaacctaaaatcctaattctaaaataataataaaaaacaaacaatataaaaacaaataatatatatatatatatatatatatatatatatatatatatatatatatatatatatatatatataaaaaaacataattataacaGTAGATAAAGTAAAAGATAAGAAAATATCATATTTACAGTAATTGACATATACAttacaacaaaacagaaaattaaaaataacatgaaataagTACTAGAAATATAACACACAAATGTTTTACCTTCAAGAAG
The nucleotide sequence above comes from Carassius gibelio isolate Cgi1373 ecotype wild population from Czech Republic chromosome B16, carGib1.2-hapl.c, whole genome shotgun sequence. Encoded proteins:
- the LOC127974436 gene encoding endothelin-2-like, producing the protein MESRTTLIFIFTLCTTLLEGWGLPLVPQTDPSDPSATHRVRSKRCSCNNQLDSECHYFCHLDIIWVNTPSKTVVYGLGSPLTRRRRSTGRCFCASPADETCNAFCHNSSDNPAIMLVHPSEPVPEKQEQPKSDQLTVLSNSKNASPGVLVLEKSSSFGARSEVITFLRNLVRARARAMGKASKPGYR